The proteins below are encoded in one region of Coffea arabica cultivar ET-39 chromosome 4c, Coffea Arabica ET-39 HiFi, whole genome shotgun sequence:
- the LOC113740362 gene encoding mitochondrial outer membrane protein porin of 36 kDa-like isoform X2 codes for MGRKPGFYSDIGKGARGLLHGYVHQPPIHYRLGWFNLSFHLLSEIDRIVRGLSAAFQVVMPYQRSSMVEVQYLHDFAGITMGASLTRSPVVNFSSVLGTSSYNIGTAISVDTLLGQLSQWDAGLSLNTRFLSAAVTLTEMGNVLSASRYSEPLTF; via the exons GACTTCTGCACGGGTACGTGCATCAGCCACCAATTCATTATCGGCTCGGATGGTTCAACTTGAGTTTTCATCTCCTCAGTGAGA TTGACAGAATCGTACGCGGGCTAAGTGCTGCTTTTCAAGTTGTCATGCCATACCAAAGGTCGAGCATG GTTGAAGTTCAGTACTTGCATGATTTCGCTGGAATTACAATGGGAGCCAGTTTGACAAGGAGTCCGGTAGTAAATTTCTCAAGTGTACTTGGGACCAGCAGCTACAACATTGGAACTGCTATTTCAGTTGATACTCTGCTCGGACAACTCTCCCAGTGGGATGCTGGTTTAAGCCTCAATACTCGCTTCCTGAGTGCTGCAGTCacatt GACTGAGATGGGTAATGTTCTGAGCGCTTCCCGTTACTCGGAGCCCCTTACATTTTGA
- the LOC113740362 gene encoding mitochondrial outer membrane protein porin of 36 kDa-like isoform X1, whose protein sequence is MGRKPGFYSDIGKGARGLLHGYVHQPPIHYRLGWFNLSFHLLSEIDRIVRGLSAAFQVVMPYQRSSMVEVQYLHDFAGITMGASLTRSPVVNFSSVLGTSSYNIGTAISVDTLLGQLSQWDAGLSLNTRFLSAAVTLTEMGNVLSASCYSEPLRGTAVAAELTHRFWHDQTVFRFGGQHSLTESTRFKVQAGTDGNISAAVRHTCFSAVILTIAGELNVRAMRSSKMGISCSFHHALLRHFSSSMGIPFSIEFEQ, encoded by the exons GACTTCTGCACGGGTACGTGCATCAGCCACCAATTCATTATCGGCTCGGATGGTTCAACTTGAGTTTTCATCTCCTCAGTGAGA TTGACAGAATCGTACGCGGGCTAAGTGCTGCTTTTCAAGTTGTCATGCCATACCAAAGGTCGAGCATG GTTGAAGTTCAGTACTTGCATGATTTCGCTGGAATTACAATGGGAGCCAGTTTGACAAGGAGTCCGGTAGTAAATTTCTCAAGTGTACTTGGGACCAGCAGCTACAACATTGGAACTGCTATTTCAGTTGATACTCTGCTCGGACAACTCTCCCAGTGGGATGCTGGTTTAAGCCTCAATACTCGCTTCCTGAGTGCTGCAGTCacatt GACTGAGATGGGTAATGTTCTGAGCGCTTCCTGTTACTCGGAGCCCCTTAGAGGAACCGCAGTCGCAGCTGAGCTGACCCATAGATTTTGGCACGATCAGACTGTTTTCAGATTTGGAGGGCAGCATTCTTTAACTGAATCTACACGTTTTAAAGTTCAAGCAGGCACTGATGGAAACATTTCGGCCGCTGTTCGCCATACTTGTTTCTCAGCTGTGATCTTAACAATTGCAGGGGAATTAAACGTTAGGGCAATGAGGAGTTCTAAAATGGGCATATCTTGCTCTTTCCATCATGCATTGCTACGTCATTTTTCCTCCTCAATGGGAATTCCTTTCAGCATTGAGTTTGAGCAGTGA